A region from the Salidesulfovibrio onnuriiensis genome encodes:
- a CDS encoding TIGR00282 family metallophosphoesterase produces the protein MRILFLGDVVGRPGRSALKRNLAAIRSEQSIDLVLANGENASGGIGLSSKSAKELFSAGVDFLTTGNHIWKFKDMYAFLDKEERIVRPANYPAGAPGRGWALFAPEGFPEMAVINLMGRTYMQALDCPFAAVERILEEIPESVRVRIVDFHAEATSEKQALAWMLDGRVSAVLGTHTHVQTNDARVLPQGTAYLTDLGMCGPLDSCLGMDPESIIKRFTGGLPQRFHVADGPTILQGAIFDLEESSGAANSISVWHMHIG, from the coding sequence ATGAGAATCCTTTTTTTGGGCGATGTGGTCGGCCGTCCGGGCCGCAGCGCTCTGAAGCGCAACCTTGCGGCCATCCGCAGCGAACAATCCATAGACCTGGTGCTGGCCAACGGGGAAAACGCCTCGGGCGGCATCGGGCTTTCCTCCAAGTCGGCCAAGGAGCTGTTTTCCGCTGGGGTGGATTTCCTGACCACGGGCAACCACATCTGGAAATTCAAGGACATGTACGCGTTTCTGGACAAGGAGGAACGCATCGTCCGCCCGGCAAACTATCCGGCGGGTGCTCCGGGCCGTGGCTGGGCCCTGTTCGCGCCCGAGGGTTTTCCGGAGATGGCGGTGATCAATCTCATGGGCCGGACCTACATGCAGGCCTTGGACTGCCCCTTTGCGGCCGTGGAGCGCATCCTAGAGGAGATTCCCGAGTCCGTGAGGGTCCGCATCGTGGATTTTCACGCCGAGGCCACCAGCGAAAAGCAGGCCCTGGCCTGGATGCTGGACGGCCGCGTTTCCGCCGTGCTGGGCACCCATACCCACGTGCAGACCAACGATGCCCGGGTGCTGCCGCAGGGCACGGCCTATCTCACGGACCTGGGCATGTGCGGGCCGCTCGATTCCTGCCTGGGCATGGATCCGGAATCCATCATAAAACGCTTTACGGGCGGGCTTCCCCAGCGTTTTCATGTGGCGGACGGACCAACCATTTTACAAGGCGCGATTTTTGACTTAGAGGAATCCTCCGGGGCAGCAAATTCCATTTCCGTTTGGCACATGCACATTGGCTGA
- the tyrS gene encoding tyrosine--tRNA ligase, with the protein MNIYDELKWRGLVNQVTDEEKVREYLSTPGASMYCGFDPTAESLHVGNLVPLLGLARMKKAGHVPIVLMGGATGMIGDPSGKDKERDLSSRDALEERTAKIVSQVRRFFERVTGERPEVVNNYDWTKDMTAIELLRDVGKFYTVNWMLQKESVKGRIDRDDVGISYTEFSYMILQGHDFYHLLKTRGTRLQLGGGDQWGNITSGCELIRRKTAAEGEPEEGYAMTFPLITTASGKKFGKSEKGAIFLNPDLTSPYAFYQFWVNADDRDVVKYLKLFTFLGQEEIAELERAVEERPHLREAQKRLAAEVTEMIHGKRELDRVMAATEALFGTGDIKAVDAATLRSALDSAPAFNYPKGKIPDLPQVLVDLNLCKSKGAARKDIAAGGVYINGERVAEDRDIVEADFIGGEALVIRKGKKNYGLVTQL; encoded by the coding sequence ATGAACATATACGACGAATTGAAGTGGCGCGGACTGGTGAATCAGGTGACGGACGAAGAAAAGGTCCGGGAATATCTTTCCACCCCCGGGGCCAGCATGTATTGCGGCTTCGACCCCACCGCCGAAAGCCTGCACGTGGGCAACCTGGTGCCGCTTCTGGGTCTTGCCCGCATGAAAAAGGCCGGGCATGTCCCCATCGTTCTCATGGGCGGAGCCACCGGCATGATCGGCGACCCCAGCGGCAAGGACAAGGAACGCGACCTGTCCAGCCGCGACGCCCTGGAGGAGCGCACCGCCAAGATCGTCTCCCAGGTACGCCGGTTTTTCGAGCGCGTCACGGGCGAGCGTCCGGAAGTGGTCAATAACTACGACTGGACCAAGGACATGACCGCCATCGAGCTGCTGCGCGACGTGGGCAAGTTCTACACGGTCAACTGGATGCTCCAGAAGGAGTCGGTCAAGGGCCGCATCGACCGTGACGACGTGGGTATTTCCTACACCGAGTTCAGCTACATGATCCTGCAGGGGCATGATTTCTACCACCTGCTCAAGACCCGTGGCACCCGTCTCCAGCTGGGCGGCGGTGACCAGTGGGGCAACATCACTTCCGGCTGTGAACTCATCCGCCGCAAGACCGCGGCCGAGGGCGAGCCCGAGGAAGGCTATGCCATGACCTTCCCGCTCATCACCACGGCTTCGGGCAAGAAGTTCGGCAAGAGCGAAAAGGGTGCGATCTTCCTGAATCCCGATCTCACCTCGCCCTATGCCTTCTACCAGTTCTGGGTCAATGCCGATGACCGCGACGTGGTCAAATACCTGAAGCTGTTCACCTTCCTGGGCCAGGAAGAGATCGCCGAACTGGAAAGGGCCGTGGAGGAGCGTCCGCACCTGCGCGAAGCCCAGAAGCGCCTGGCCGCCGAGGTCACCGAGATGATCCACGGCAAGCGCGAACTGGACCGCGTCATGGCCGCCACCGAAGCCTTGTTCGGCACGGGCGACATCAAGGCCGTGGATGCGGCGACCCTGCGTTCCGCCCTGGATTCCGCCCCCGCCTTCAACTACCCCAAGGGCAAGATTCCGGATTTGCCCCAGGTGCTGGTGGACCTGAACCTCTGCAAGTCCAAGGGAGCGGCTCGCAAGGACATTGCCGCCGGCGGCGTGTACATCAACGGTGAGCGCGTGGCCGAAGACCGGGACATCGTGGA
- a CDS encoding CheR family methyltransferase produces the protein MDKDRRAGMVDPTVAAGKIAEAARASRSMCMFKTEMGDSEFERFSKLIHSEFGIKMPPSKKVLLQSRFQKRLRALGLQSYQEYCEYVFSPEGQDKERQHLVDVVTTNTTHFFREPKHYDILNEMVLPAVWKRHGTGKEILVWSAGCSSGEEPYTLAMVLSEFADRCQGFRFSILATDISREILQKAMRAVYALEKADEIPQEMKKKYVLKSKNPEKRLIKMDKLIRNRIRFSQLNFMENFRLQTPQDIIFCRNVVIYFDRATQEVLFSKFCDNLNPGGYLFIGHSESLSGMKLPLRQLAPTVFQRI, from the coding sequence ATGGACAAGGATAGGCGGGCAGGCATGGTGGACCCCACGGTTGCGGCGGGCAAGATCGCCGAGGCGGCGCGGGCGTCCAGGAGCATGTGCATGTTCAAGACCGAGATGGGCGACAGCGAATTCGAACGGTTCAGCAAGCTCATTCACTCGGAGTTCGGCATCAAGATGCCGCCGAGCAAGAAGGTGCTGCTCCAGTCCCGGTTCCAGAAGCGGCTGCGGGCCCTGGGGCTGCAATCCTACCAGGAGTATTGCGAGTACGTGTTCAGCCCCGAGGGCCAGGACAAGGAACGCCAGCACCTGGTGGACGTGGTCACCACCAACACCACCCACTTTTTCCGCGAACCCAAGCACTATGATATTTTGAATGAGATGGTCCTGCCGGCCGTCTGGAAGCGCCATGGCACGGGCAAGGAGATTCTGGTCTGGAGCGCGGGTTGTTCCAGCGGCGAGGAGCCGTACACCCTGGCCATGGTCCTGAGCGAATTTGCGGACCGTTGCCAGGGGTTCCGTTTCTCCATCCTGGCCACGGACATTTCCCGGGAGATACTGCAGAAGGCCATGCGCGCCGTCTATGCCCTGGAAAAGGCCGACGAGATTCCGCAGGAGATGAAGAAAAAGTATGTGCTCAAGAGCAAGAACCCGGAAAAGCGGCTGATCAAGATGGACAAGCTCATCCGTAACAGGATCCGGTTCAGCCAGCTCAACTTCATGGAGAATTTCCGGCTCCAGACCCCGCAGGACATCATTTTCTGCCGCAACGTGGTCATCTACTTCGACCGGGCCACCCAGGAGGTCCTGTTCAGCAAGTTCTGTGACAACTTGAATCCCGGCGGGTATTTGTTTATTGGTCATTCCGAGAGTCTTTCCGGCATGAAACTGCCCCTGCGCCAACTGGCGCCCACCGTGTTCCAGAGAATCTAA